The Henckelia pumila isolate YLH828 chromosome 2, ASM3356847v2, whole genome shotgun sequence genome includes a window with the following:
- the LOC140877087 gene encoding probable pectate lyase 5 translates to MASPIIFIKLLLFSIMILFPCLTAASSAPSFQDPELVVQQVHRKMNESRRNLGFLSCNTGNPIDDCWRCDPDWEQNRQKLADCGIGFGKNAIGGRDGKIYVVEDSGDDDPVNPKPGTLRHAVIQDEPLWIIFARDMVIQLKEELIMNSFKTIDGRGASVHIANGPCITIQYVTNIIIHGVHIHDCKQGGNAMVRDSPSHYGWRTLSDGDGVSIFGGTHVWVDHCSLSNCNDGLIDAIHGSTAITISNNYLTHHDKVMLLGHSDSYTQDKAMQVTIAFNHFGEGLVQRMPRCRHGYFHVVNNDYTHWEMYAIGGSAAPTINSQGNRFLAPDNRFSKEVTKHEDAPESEWKNWNWRSEGDLMLNGAYFTLSGAGASSSYAKASSLGARPSSLISSITSGVGALNCRKGRRC, encoded by the exons ATGGCTTCCCCAATAATATTCATTAAACTCCTTCTATTCTCCATAATGATCCTATTCCCATGCCTCACTGCAGCCTCATCCGCACCCTCGTTTCAAGACCCTGAATTAGTCGTCCAACAAGTCCATAG GAAGATGAATGAATCGAGGAGGAACTTGGGATTCTTGTCATGCAACACGGGTAACCCCATCGACGACTGCTGGCGGTGCGACCCCGATTGGGAGCAGAATCGTCAGAAGCTAGCGGACTGCGGTATCGGGTTCGGCAAGAACGCCATCGGGGGGAGGGATGGAAAGATATACGTGGTGGAGGATTCCGGGGACGACGACCCCGTGAACCCGAAGCCGGGGACGCTGCGTCATGCTGTCATCCAAGACGAGCCACTGTGGATCATATTCGCACGTGACATGGTGATCCAATTGAAGGAAGAGCTGATAATGAACTCATTTAAGACCATCGATGGGAGGGGCGCCAGTGTGCATATTGCTAATGGTCCTTGCATTACCATACAATATGTTACCAACATTATTATTCACGGGGTACACATACACGATTGTAAGCAGGGGGGGAATGCTATGGTGAGGGACTCCCCATCACACTACGGCTGGAGGACCCTATCCGACGGCGACGGCGTCTCCATCTTCGGCGGGACCCACGTGTGGGTCGACCATTGCTCCTTGTCTAATTGCAACGACGGCTTAATAGACGCCATACACGGATCCACTGCCATTACCATCTCCAACAATTACTTGACTCATCATGATAAGGTCATGCTTTTGGGACATAGTGACTCCTATACTCAAGACAAGGCCATGCAAGTTACTATTGCCTTTAATCACTTTGGAGAAGGCCTTGTTCAAAGAATGCCAAG ATGTAGACATGGTTACTTTCATGTGGTGAACAATGACTACACACATTGGGAGATGTATGCTATTGGTGGGAGTGCGGCGCCCACAATTAATAGCCAAGGCAATAGATTTCTGGCCCCCGATAACAGATTCAGCAAAGag GTGACCAAACATGAGGATGCACCGGAGAGTGAATGGAAGAATTGGAATTGGAGGTCGGAGGGAGACCTAATGTTGAATGGCGCATATTTTACGCTCTCCGGCGCCGGAGCATCATCGAGCTACGCCAAGGCCTCGAGTTTAGGCGCTAGGCCGTCGTCCCTAATCAGCTCCATAACGTCCGGAGTCGGCGCCCTAAATTGTCGAAAGGGAAGGCGTTGTTGA